Proteins found in one Legionella pneumophila subsp. pascullei genomic segment:
- a CDS encoding WbqC family protein: MISQPRYLPTFNYLQRIYQSEIFVILDDVQHQRRCVEHRNKIINNDKEFWLSIPIERKKTSRPLIQDMIIQSDFIEEHHLIIKQAYSKCRYYEDDLFKKIYNLQQFNFVAFFQDSIKNIFDLFNLGMPEIILSSTLNTESTGSKKLAEICKKTGINLYISGPNGRNYLKDSDFQNTQVLFHDFLFPTYLQTSKVFIPWMCWLDGYFNEGREFVYKQITQPMNLIN, translated from the coding sequence ATGATTAGCCAACCCAGATATTTGCCTACATTCAATTATCTGCAAAGAATTTACCAATCTGAAATATTTGTGATACTTGATGATGTTCAGCATCAGCGTCGTTGTGTAGAGCATCGAAATAAAATAATTAATAATGACAAGGAGTTTTGGCTTTCAATCCCTATTGAACGCAAAAAGACAAGTAGGCCTTTAATTCAAGATATGATCATTCAATCAGACTTCATTGAAGAGCATCATTTAATAATAAAACAAGCCTACTCTAAATGCAGATATTATGAAGATGATTTGTTTAAAAAAATTTATAACTTGCAGCAATTCAATTTTGTTGCTTTTTTTCAAGACAGTATAAAAAATATTTTTGATTTGTTTAATTTGGGAATGCCTGAAATTATTTTGAGCTCTACCTTAAATACAGAATCTACCGGTTCAAAAAAATTGGCTGAGATATGCAAAAAAACAGGCATTAATTTATATATTTCAGGACCAAATGGTAGGAATTACCTTAAAGATTCTGATTTTCAAAATACTCAGGTACTATTTCATGATTTTTTATTTCCAACCTACTTACAAACATCAAAAGTATTTATTCCTTGGATGTGCTGGTTAGATGGATATTTTAATGAAGGAAGAGAGTTTGTTTATAAGCAAATTACGCAGCCAATGAATCTTATTAACTAA
- a CDS encoding N-acetyl sugar amidotransferase: protein MITYPGEINFSKYKLDSKPEETFYGLPNEVMFCKKCTYSNQKPNSEKEYKHTIDAKKPTINFDEEGVCSACRVAEKKKAVDWEQRKRELKELCDKYRSKTGHYDCLIPGSGGKDSFYTAYMLKYEYGMNPLTVTWAPHIYTSWGWNNFQAWIHAGFDNYLFTPNGQVHRLLTRLALEKLYHPFQPFILGQMYYPPKIAMDLNIPLVFYGENPSEYGNNAKENEKATKDISYFTANDISNIYLSGISALELKEEFGLTEVELQPYIPPNPNRLAEKKIEVQYLGYYLPWHPQECYYFAVNHGGFTPSPERTAGTYSKYSGIDDKIDDLHYYTTFIKFGIGRATYDSSQEIRNGELVREEGVALVRRFDGEYPERFEKENFEYLSIDSRKLPIAAKQFEQPRMDREYFERLTNRFRSPHLWAFDNGQWVLRHQVF, encoded by the coding sequence ATGATTACTTATCCAGGAGAAATTAACTTTTCCAAGTATAAGCTTGATAGTAAACCAGAAGAAACATTTTATGGGTTGCCGAATGAGGTGATGTTTTGCAAAAAATGCACCTATAGCAATCAAAAGCCTAATTCAGAAAAGGAATATAAACACACGATTGACGCGAAGAAGCCTACGATCAATTTTGATGAAGAGGGAGTTTGTTCAGCATGCCGAGTAGCGGAAAAGAAAAAAGCGGTAGACTGGGAACAAAGAAAAAGAGAATTAAAAGAGTTATGCGATAAATATCGGAGCAAGACGGGTCATTACGATTGTCTTATTCCTGGTTCAGGCGGTAAGGACAGTTTTTATACGGCGTATATGTTAAAATATGAGTATGGAATGAATCCCTTAACGGTGACATGGGCTCCCCATATTTATACTTCTTGGGGGTGGAATAATTTCCAGGCATGGATACATGCTGGATTTGATAACTATCTGTTTACTCCCAATGGTCAAGTGCATAGATTGCTTACCAGATTAGCACTGGAAAAGTTATATCACCCATTTCAACCTTTTATACTTGGTCAAATGTACTATCCGCCAAAAATTGCAATGGATTTGAATATACCATTGGTGTTTTATGGAGAGAATCCATCCGAATATGGCAATAATGCCAAGGAAAATGAAAAAGCGACGAAGGACATCAGTTATTTCACCGCGAATGATATTTCCAATATTTATCTTTCTGGGATATCAGCGCTTGAATTGAAGGAAGAGTTTGGTTTAACTGAAGTAGAGCTACAGCCTTATATTCCGCCTAATCCCAACAGACTTGCTGAGAAAAAGATAGAGGTGCAATATCTGGGATATTATTTACCATGGCATCCGCAAGAGTGTTATTACTTTGCTGTAAATCATGGTGGATTTACGCCATCCCCTGAACGTACGGCAGGTACCTATAGTAAATACAGTGGTATAGACGATAAGATTGATGATTTGCACTATTATACAACCTTTATCAAATTTGGTATTGGTCGAGCAACTTACGACAGTTCTCAGGAAATTCGCAATGGGGAGTTGGTTCGCGAAGAAGGAGTGGCTTTGGTAAGGCGCTTTGATGGTGAATACCCGGAGCGTTTTGAGAAGGAAAATTTTGAATATTTAAGTATTGATTCGAGAAAATTACCCATAGCAGCTAAACAGTTTGAGCAACCCAGAATGGATAGGGAATATTTTGAGAGATTGACTAATCGGTTTAGATCACCGCATCTTTGGGCGTTTGATAACGGGCAGTGGGTATTAAGGCATCAGGTTTTTTAG
- a CDS encoding capsule biosynthesis protein produces the protein MYKYNTDYDYSLSLPEAYLNTMQEALGDFLISSSRRSEAQFNSKEYILNFNSNYEYFHQFARYCYFIYKLITENDINLIIIDTFPHTSIDILLHQAANYFNIKTLFLYQANIPNRFFYFSELKNKKPDFSLYYCDEARPIKHEESDYKINEPKQPFYMVDYSHLFYDEKKFFEDIQSVYRLEKAKGIFFRAKSKLKLLMQKADFLLNRFMPRLYSKLYKKLLEKLVKNLSADQTIKKPVTSVKLFAKYLTKNFYDLPKAEAATSALLKSIKYRTYIETLNAISHKEVDMQVPYVYFPLNFQPELTTECLGGFYKDIISAIEKIRVLIPKDWSIYVKEHWPQFEFARDPVFFKRLQSIPNLVMIDRYFSSLDLIKSSQFVATVNGTVGWEALHLGKNAVTFGTIYYQGLPGAFLYSPDLKLEDILQFKIDKATLEHSINKLINRMEYGVVSADLSAFVENFDALENAKLVRDFIRNFFYKSVKENHHQENLIYEA, from the coding sequence GTGTATAAATACAATACTGACTATGATTATTCTCTTTCACTTCCAGAGGCTTATCTTAATACTATGCAAGAAGCTTTAGGAGATTTTTTAATTAGTTCTTCCAGAAGATCAGAGGCTCAATTTAATTCAAAAGAATATATTTTAAATTTTAATTCAAATTATGAATATTTTCATCAATTTGCTCGTTATTGCTATTTTATCTATAAGCTAATTACAGAAAATGACATTAATCTTATCATTATAGATACTTTTCCTCATACTAGTATCGATATTTTACTCCACCAGGCGGCTAATTACTTTAATATAAAAACACTTTTTCTATATCAGGCTAATATACCTAATCGTTTTTTCTATTTTTCTGAATTGAAAAATAAGAAACCTGATTTTTCTCTCTATTATTGCGATGAAGCAAGGCCTATAAAGCATGAGGAAAGTGATTATAAAATCAATGAGCCTAAGCAGCCTTTTTACATGGTTGATTATTCACATCTGTTCTATGATGAAAAGAAATTTTTTGAAGATATACAATCCGTATACAGATTAGAAAAAGCTAAGGGCATTTTTTTCAGAGCCAAATCCAAGCTAAAACTCCTCATGCAGAAGGCTGATTTCTTATTAAATCGTTTTATGCCTCGTTTATACTCAAAGCTGTATAAAAAATTATTAGAAAAACTCGTCAAAAATCTTTCAGCAGATCAAACAATTAAAAAGCCAGTTACCTCAGTGAAGTTGTTTGCAAAATATTTAACAAAAAATTTTTATGATTTACCTAAGGCGGAAGCAGCGACTTCTGCCTTGCTCAAAAGCATTAAATACAGGACTTATATTGAAACGTTGAATGCAATCTCTCACAAGGAAGTTGATATGCAAGTGCCATATGTCTATTTTCCTTTGAATTTTCAACCGGAATTAACTACAGAATGTTTAGGTGGCTTCTACAAGGATATTATTTCGGCTATAGAAAAAATACGTGTTTTAATACCTAAGGATTGGTCAATTTATGTGAAAGAGCATTGGCCTCAGTTTGAATTTGCAAGAGATCCAGTTTTTTTCAAACGCCTGCAATCAATACCTAATCTAGTCATGATCGATCGTTATTTTTCATCTCTTGATTTGATTAAAAGTTCTCAATTTGTTGCGACAGTTAACGGAACAGTTGGTTGGGAAGCCTTACATTTAGGGAAAAATGCAGTAACTTTTGGAACTATATATTATCAAGGATTACCAGGAGCTTTTCTGTATTCTCCTGATTTGAAATTGGAGGATATTTTGCAGTTTAAAATAGATAAGGCAACACTTGAACATTCCATTAATAAACTTATTAACAGAATGGAGTATGGTGTTGTTAGCGCTGATTTGTCAGCATTTGTAGAAAATTTTGATGCTTTAGAAAATGCAAAATTAGTTCGAGATTTTATTCGCAATTTTTTCTATAAATCTGTCAAGGAAAATCATCATCAAGAGAATTTAATATATGAAGCTTAA
- a CDS encoding N-acetylneuraminate synthase family protein: MQSIKIGNRYIGSKNPCYLVAEIGINHNGDMELAKHTILAAKEAGADSVKFQNYKAEDFVINKEIEYEYLSQGKVIRESQYDMFKRYELDATQLIELKEFCDKVNIDFHSTPTNREGIELLKSIGTKVLKNGSDYLTNLELIRDMGYSGLPTVLSTGMAYASEIDEAVRAFKNTGNTQLILLHCTSQYPTPAHDVNLHKIQSLKSAFDCVVGFSDHTEGSCAAIASIPMGVSWIEKHFTLDKSLPGPDHRFSSSPAEFKQLVDGIRYVEQALGTTQLGPTYSEYQSRDNFRLSCVAIRNLSKGDSIKKEDIQFQRPGNGIPPKNIDIILNKVLKKEILKGQLISYEDFV; the protein is encoded by the coding sequence ATGCAGAGTATTAAGATAGGTAATCGTTATATAGGTTCAAAGAATCCATGTTATCTAGTAGCAGAAATTGGAATAAATCACAACGGAGATATGGAGCTTGCTAAGCATACAATTCTTGCCGCTAAAGAGGCAGGTGCTGATTCAGTTAAGTTTCAAAATTACAAGGCTGAAGATTTCGTAATTAATAAAGAAATCGAATATGAATACCTATCCCAAGGTAAAGTGATTCGAGAATCACAGTATGACATGTTTAAACGCTATGAACTCGATGCTACCCAGTTAATTGAACTTAAAGAATTTTGTGACAAAGTTAATATTGATTTTCATTCAACGCCAACGAATAGAGAGGGTATCGAACTTCTTAAATCAATAGGTACAAAAGTTTTAAAAAATGGTTCTGATTATTTAACCAATCTGGAGCTAATCAGAGATATGGGGTACTCTGGATTACCTACTGTACTTTCTACCGGAATGGCTTATGCCAGTGAGATTGATGAAGCTGTAAGAGCTTTTAAAAATACAGGTAATACTCAGCTTATTCTTTTGCATTGTACTTCTCAGTATCCTACCCCTGCTCATGATGTAAATCTTCACAAAATTCAATCGCTAAAAAGTGCTTTTGATTGCGTGGTTGGATTTAGTGATCATACCGAAGGTTCTTGTGCAGCGATTGCTTCTATTCCAATGGGTGTAAGCTGGATTGAAAAGCATTTTACTTTAGATAAATCTTTACCAGGACCCGACCATCGTTTTTCAAGTTCACCTGCTGAATTTAAACAACTTGTTGACGGTATACGCTATGTAGAACAGGCTTTAGGGACTACTCAACTTGGTCCTACATATTCTGAATATCAATCGAGAGATAATTTTCGTTTGTCTTGTGTAGCAATAAGGAATTTATCTAAAGGTGATTCTATTAAAAAAGAAGATATTCAATTCCAACGTCCGGGTAATGGTATTCCACCTAAAAATATCGATATTATTCTTAATAAAGTTTTAAAAAAAGAAATATTAAAAGGACAATTAATTTCTTATGAGGACTTTGTATGA
- the pseB gene encoding UDP-N-acetylglucosamine 4,6-dehydratase (inverting), with protein MNQKTILVTGGTGSFGVNFLKRIIERFSPKKLIIFSRDELKQYELAIQFPEKKYPFIRYFIGDVRDYNRLEMAFRDVDIVVHAAALKHVSIAEYNPYECIHTNVIGAENIVRAALRNQVKKVIALSTDKAVNPINLYGASKLAAEKIFVAANNIRGSDPTIFSVVRYGNVIGSRGSVLPLFRKLIQEGAKSLPITDPRMTRFWITLPQSVDFVLSSIAMMQGGEIFIPKIPSMKIIDIAQWFSSEIDTHTIGIRPGEKLHEWLLTGDESSQTIELPDRYIIEPFCEGPYKSNEQNPRVKKGYIYSSETNSEWIEQNQFQEWLNE; from the coding sequence TTGAATCAAAAAACTATATTAGTCACTGGTGGAACAGGATCCTTTGGTGTTAACTTCTTAAAAAGAATTATTGAACGTTTTTCTCCAAAAAAATTAATTATTTTTTCGCGGGATGAATTAAAGCAATATGAGTTGGCTATTCAATTTCCAGAGAAAAAATACCCTTTCATTCGTTATTTTATAGGAGATGTGCGTGATTATAATCGTCTCGAGATGGCTTTTCGAGACGTGGATATTGTAGTACATGCAGCAGCTTTAAAACATGTTTCTATCGCTGAATATAACCCGTATGAGTGCATTCATACGAACGTAATAGGTGCAGAAAATATTGTAAGAGCAGCTCTGAGAAATCAGGTAAAAAAAGTAATTGCCTTATCAACCGATAAGGCTGTAAACCCTATTAATTTATATGGTGCCAGCAAATTAGCTGCAGAAAAAATATTTGTTGCTGCAAACAATATTCGAGGAAGTGACCCTACTATTTTCTCAGTTGTGCGTTATGGAAACGTCATAGGATCTCGTGGAAGTGTATTACCACTTTTCAGAAAATTAATTCAGGAGGGTGCAAAATCCTTACCTATAACGGATCCTCGCATGACACGTTTTTGGATTACTCTTCCGCAGAGTGTAGATTTTGTATTATCTTCAATAGCGATGATGCAAGGTGGAGAAATTTTTATTCCCAAAATCCCAAGCATGAAAATTATTGATATTGCACAATGGTTTTCAAGTGAGATTGATACACATACTATTGGTATTCGCCCTGGTGAAAAATTGCATGAATGGCTTTTAACAGGTGATGAATCGAGTCAGACTATTGAGTTGCCAGATCGATATATCATTGAACCATTTTGTGAGGGCCCATATAAGTCAAATGAACAGAATCCAAGAGTGAAAAAAGGATACATTTATTCAAGTGAAACCAATTCAGAATGGATTGAGCAAAATCAATTTCAGGAGTGGTTAAATGAATGA
- the pseC gene encoding UDP-4-amino-4,6-dideoxy-N-acetyl-beta-L-altrosamine transaminase translates to MNDWIPYGRHAIDENDIQAVINVLKSDWLTCGPAVEQFENKICEVTQADYAVACSNGTTALHLALLALEIKKRDQVIVPAITFLATANAVRYVDAEVVFADVDPETGLMTAETLERAILNAESRADIKAIINVHFAGQCENLEEIAAVAKKYNLKIVDDAAHAIGTKYVNNEGVISPIGSGQYCDLATFSFHPVKTIALGEGGAITTKNSILAEKVRMLRSHGMIRNEKNWENKIQAYDEYGNVNPWYYEMQEIGYNYRVTDISCALGYSQLQKIDNFKDARQKIVNYYDDHFKGSYFQGIKKNIFSQTAWHLYILRTNFKLLNRSRAQVMKYLAEHQIGTQVHYIPVYRQPYYEARYGKQSLPGAEAYYETCLSIPLFVNLRNDQQEYIIHKIKSFTK, encoded by the coding sequence ATGAATGATTGGATTCCTTATGGCCGTCATGCAATAGATGAAAATGATATACAAGCTGTTATAAATGTCTTAAAAAGTGATTGGCTTACTTGCGGGCCGGCAGTTGAGCAATTTGAAAATAAAATTTGTGAAGTGACACAGGCTGATTATGCTGTCGCATGTTCTAATGGGACTACTGCATTGCATCTTGCGCTTTTAGCGCTTGAAATTAAAAAAAGGGATCAGGTTATTGTCCCTGCTATTACATTTCTTGCAACAGCAAATGCTGTGCGTTATGTTGATGCAGAAGTCGTTTTTGCTGATGTAGATCCAGAAACTGGCTTAATGACAGCGGAAACTCTGGAAAGAGCCATACTAAACGCAGAATCCAGAGCTGATATAAAAGCGATAATCAATGTGCATTTTGCAGGTCAATGTGAAAATTTAGAAGAAATTGCGGCAGTTGCCAAGAAATATAACCTAAAAATAGTGGATGACGCTGCACATGCCATAGGGACAAAATATGTTAACAATGAAGGAGTGATTAGTCCAATTGGTTCGGGTCAGTATTGTGATCTGGCTACTTTCTCATTTCATCCGGTTAAAACAATAGCTCTTGGAGAAGGAGGAGCTATCACAACAAAAAACTCGATTTTGGCTGAAAAAGTAAGAATGTTAAGAAGTCATGGCATGATTAGAAATGAAAAGAATTGGGAGAATAAAATCCAGGCATATGATGAATATGGTAATGTTAATCCTTGGTATTATGAGATGCAGGAAATTGGATACAACTATCGTGTGACTGATATTAGTTGTGCTTTAGGCTACAGTCAGTTACAAAAAATAGACAATTTCAAGGATGCACGTCAAAAAATTGTTAACTATTATGATGACCATTTTAAGGGCAGTTATTTTCAGGGGATCAAAAAGAATATTTTTTCTCAAACGGCTTGGCATTTATATATACTACGCACTAATTTTAAACTACTAAATAGGAGTAGAGCGCAGGTGATGAAGTATTTAGCCGAGCATCAAATTGGCACTCAAGTTCATTACATCCCTGTTTATCGACAACCTTATTATGAAGCAAGATATGGAAAACAAAGTTTGCCGGGAGCGGAAGCCTATTATGAAACGTGCTTGAGTATTCCTTTATTCGTTAACCTCAGGAATGATCAACAAGAATATATTATTCATAAAATAAAATCTTTTACTAAGTAA
- a CDS encoding class I SAM-dependent methyltransferase, producing MKLKKIDFLESAAYSAWPKRLLGLDSWQKKERNNNQILDEYENYWYKKALMLWGKYTESNDNPSVGRFFRFLDEEIKNQIIQNSEIYGVSKDEHLISINQELYITNWSTLNSLYENLLIDTIASYINQYQSCSLVELGCGTGKNLFGLYQKLPINQIIGGDICENALKLANAITNHFNISGCFKFFDYYQQDSLFKLVDDMNDKYILFTSHSIEQIQLGKTNLVEQIRELNYKPEIIIHFEPILNPEDPSLFHQLQHKYNNHNLYNSDLLDTMLRHQNNGDIRIIDYKKDVLGTSAFNSTSILVWQCV from the coding sequence ATGAAGCTTAAAAAAATAGATTTTTTAGAGTCTGCTGCTTACTCCGCTTGGCCTAAACGATTATTAGGCTTAGATAGCTGGCAAAAAAAAGAAAGAAATAATAATCAAATCTTAGATGAATATGAAAACTACTGGTATAAAAAAGCATTGATGTTGTGGGGAAAATATACCGAATCAAATGATAATCCTTCAGTAGGACGATTTTTTAGGTTTCTTGATGAAGAAATAAAAAATCAAATCATTCAAAATAGCGAAATTTATGGTGTATCAAAAGATGAGCATTTAATTAGTATTAATCAAGAGCTTTATATTACAAACTGGTCGACTTTAAATTCACTTTATGAAAACTTGCTTATTGATACTATAGCTAGCTATATCAATCAGTACCAATCATGTAGCCTCGTGGAATTAGGATGCGGTACTGGAAAAAATCTTTTTGGTCTCTATCAAAAACTTCCTATAAACCAAATTATTGGCGGAGACATTTGTGAAAATGCATTAAAATTAGCGAATGCAATTACTAATCATTTTAATATTTCGGGTTGTTTTAAATTTTTTGATTATTACCAACAGGATTCATTATTTAAATTAGTTGATGATATGAATGATAAGTATATTCTTTTTACTTCTCATTCAATTGAACAAATACAACTAGGTAAAACAAATTTAGTTGAGCAAATTAGAGAGTTGAACTATAAACCTGAAATCATTATTCATTTTGAACCTATTCTTAATCCAGAGGACCCATCATTGTTTCATCAATTACAGCATAAATATAATAACCATAATTTATATAATTCAGATTTACTGGATACTATGCTAAGACACCAAAACAATGGTGATATTAGAATTATTGATTATAAGAAAGATGTATTGGGAACTAGCGCCTTTAATTCAACAAGTATTCTTGTTTGGCAATGCGTCTAG
- a CDS encoding class I SAM-dependent methyltransferase translates to MFKNYHERNRLVYLESLRVHREGHRAVNWGSETSQQKRFDVLTKIANDVFESSILDVGCGIGHLVDFILARGFSGTYLGIDLLEEMIVKAKSRHPKMSFENNSIQDYKEKSFDYVFMSGIFTVANEEALKFLIMEAFRIGKKGVAFNTLSAWANEKDPDEYYAEPGKILEFCFTLTSKIVLRHDYLPHDFTVYLYNT, encoded by the coding sequence ATGTTTAAAAACTATCATGAACGAAATCGTTTAGTCTACCTTGAAAGCCTTAGAGTTCATCGTGAGGGTCACCGGGCTGTTAATTGGGGAAGCGAAACCTCACAACAAAAACGATTTGATGTTTTAACTAAAATTGCAAATGATGTATTTGAATCCAGTATCTTAGACGTAGGATGTGGAATTGGTCATTTGGTTGATTTTATTCTTGCTCGAGGTTTTAGTGGAACATATCTGGGGATTGATCTGCTTGAAGAAATGATAGTTAAAGCCAAATCCAGGCATCCTAAGATGAGTTTTGAAAATAATAGTATCCAGGATTACAAAGAGAAATCTTTTGATTATGTATTTATGAGTGGTATTTTTACAGTTGCAAACGAAGAGGCACTAAAATTTCTTATCATGGAAGCTTTTAGAATAGGCAAGAAAGGAGTTGCATTTAATACGTTAAGTGCGTGGGCAAATGAAAAAGACCCTGATGAATATTATGCTGAGCCTGGGAAAATTCTAGAATTTTGCTTTACACTTACGAGTAAAATAGTGCTAAGGCATGATTATCTTCCTCATGATTTCACAGTTTATTTATATAACACTTAG
- a CDS encoding cytidylyltransferase domain-containing protein: MHVVVIIQARMTSTRLPNKIMLPLGDKTVLGQVLTRCKKIKGVNEVCCAIPIGKEHDILINEIKKYQCTVFRGSESNVLERYYQAAKVTKADIIMRITSDCPLINPEVCSQVLKRHIENNSQYTCNNMVPSWPHGYDCEVFGIEQLEEAMKYSTLPEDYEHVTEWMRRSLKVDNFINPAGNQYHHRLTLDTMEDYIRLQKIFAESWNDEDIIE, from the coding sequence ATGCATGTTGTAGTCATTATCCAGGCAAGAATGACTTCCACAAGATTACCTAACAAAATTATGCTCCCTCTAGGAGATAAAACTGTGTTAGGGCAAGTCCTTACGCGTTGTAAAAAAATCAAAGGAGTCAATGAAGTTTGTTGTGCTATTCCAATTGGTAAAGAGCATGATATTTTGATAAATGAAATTAAAAAATATCAATGTACTGTTTTTAGGGGTTCTGAAAGTAATGTGCTGGAAAGGTACTACCAAGCAGCGAAAGTTACAAAAGCAGATATTATTATGAGGATTACCAGTGATTGTCCTCTTATTAATCCAGAAGTTTGTTCACAAGTATTAAAAAGGCATATTGAAAATAACTCGCAATACACCTGTAATAATATGGTGCCTTCTTGGCCTCATGGTTATGACTGCGAAGTATTTGGTATAGAACAATTGGAAGAGGCAATGAAATATTCTACTCTACCAGAAGATTATGAACACGTGACTGAATGGATGCGTCGTAGCCTCAAAGTAGATAATTTTATAAATCCTGCTGGTAATCAATATCATCATCGACTGACTTTGGATACGATGGAGGATTATATTAGGCTACAAAAGATTTTTGCGGAATCATGGAATGACGAGGATATAATAGAATGA
- a CDS encoding GNAT family N-acetyltransferase, giving the protein MKCTLREFNLNDAELLFSWRNDPVIYLKSSRKEPVTLDEHTKWFNEMLHSDESHIFIMECDGKPIGQIRYNRNEDDSLKLSIFLIPEFQHKGIGSELLLDSFTLLKQHDKPIKIVAEVLVENTPSHLFFQKHSFTLDTTFSNKSIIRYVKII; this is encoded by the coding sequence ATGAAGTGTACCTTACGGGAATTTAATCTGAATGATGCGGAGCTATTATTTTCTTGGCGGAATGATCCCGTAATTTATTTGAAATCATCTAGAAAGGAACCAGTCACATTAGACGAACACACCAAGTGGTTTAATGAAATGCTCCATTCTGATGAATCGCATATTTTTATTATGGAATGTGATGGAAAGCCTATCGGTCAAATCAGATACAATCGTAATGAAGACGACAGTTTAAAGTTATCAATCTTTCTTATTCCAGAATTTCAACATAAAGGTATTGGATCAGAACTTTTATTGGATTCTTTTACTTTATTGAAGCAACACGATAAACCTATAAAAATTGTAGCGGAGGTCTTGGTTGAAAATACCCCGTCACATCTTTTTTTTCAAAAACATAGTTTCACGTTAGATACTACTTTCAGTAATAAGAGTATTATTCGTTATGTCAAAATTATTTAG
- a CDS encoding class I SAM-dependent methyltransferase — protein MNTMIWDNKYAAGESLNKYPWDKVVSFIFRYYPRHKKRNEIRVLEVGSGSGCNLWFCAREGFDCYGVDTSMVAVEHAKNWFSRDGLKGEFKQGNFYPLEYQDNFFDLVIDRGSLTCVSKADCEIALKEIYRVLESGGYFCFNPYSDLHTSFKEGITLEDELTEISSGTLTNVGKLKFYNEVEIYDLVQSIGFQIESIKLINEDYFESKSIKHVHAEWFLILRK, from the coding sequence ATGAACACGATGATTTGGGATAATAAATATGCTGCGGGAGAATCTCTTAATAAATATCCATGGGATAAAGTAGTTAGTTTTATTTTTCGATATTACCCACGTCATAAAAAAAGAAATGAAATAAGAGTATTAGAAGTTGGATCAGGATCCGGTTGTAATCTTTGGTTTTGTGCTCGTGAAGGTTTTGATTGTTATGGTGTGGATACCTCTATGGTTGCTGTTGAACATGCTAAAAACTGGTTTTCAAGAGATGGACTTAAGGGGGAGTTTAAACAAGGTAATTTTTATCCATTAGAATATCAAGATAATTTTTTTGATTTAGTGATTGATAGAGGTTCGTTAACTTGTGTTTCTAAAGCAGACTGTGAAATTGCGCTTAAAGAAATTTATAGAGTATTAGAATCAGGAGGCTATTTTTGTTTTAACCCATACTCTGATTTACATACCTCATTTAAAGAGGGCATTACTTTGGAAGATGAACTGACTGAAATTTCTTCCGGAACACTTACAAATGTTGGAAAACTGAAATTTTATAATGAGGTAGAAATATATGATTTGGTGCAATCAATTGGATTCCAGATTGAATCGATAAAACTCATAAATGAAGATTATTTTGAGTCAAAATCTATAAAACACGTTCATGCTGAATGGTTTTTGATTTTAAGGAAATAA